The Nocardioides sp. cx-173 genome segment CGTCCAGGTGAGCTGGTCCTCGGACTCCAGCGACTCCGCCATTCCGGGGATCGCCTCGCCCTCCGGGCCGATCGCCATCAGGGTCTCGAAGATCGCCGTGGCCGCGTTGATGCCCGGGGTGGACAGGGCCGTGGTCGGGTCGAGGGTGTCGACGGGGGCCATCATGCCGAGCCGGAGCGAGCCGCCCTTCTGGGCATCGCTCCGCTCGAGCTGGGCGCCGCCGTACTCGTTGAGGGAGACGCCCTCACCTTCGGCGACGACCTTGTTGGCGTTAGACGCGTCCGCAGGCGGTTTGGTGTCGCCGCCGCCGCTGCAGGCGGTGAGCAAGAGAGCCGCCAAGGCCCCGGCGAAGAGGCCTTTGGCGTGGTGCGTGGTGTGGATCACGGGTACTCCTTGACCGATGTCGGCAGACCCGGGAGGGCGCCGTGCTCGGTATGATGGGGGTCACATTCCGAGCCGGGGAACAGTGCGGTGCCGACGGATGGAACGCCCGGCGAAACTGCCTGCCGCCGGTGGCGTCATCCCACCGGCTGGGGAGTGCTGACCGGGTGGTGGCAGGCGACCTGATGGCCCGGCTCGAGCTCGACGAGCTCCGGCTCGGTGGTGTGACACAGCTCGGTGGCGGCGGGGCAGCGCGCCGCGAACGGGCAGCCGGCACTCGGCGCCTTGCGGGAGATCTCGTTGCGCGCTCGGCGGGGCTTGCGCTCGGCGCCGGGGTTGGGGATCGAGTCGAGCAGCAGCGTCGTGTAGTGGTGCAGCGGCCGGGCGTAGAGGGCGGTGGCGGGCGCGAGCTCGCAGATCTTGCCGAGGTACATCACCGCCACCCGGTCGCTGATGTTCTTCACGACCGCGAGGTCGTGGGAGATGAAGATCATCGACAGGTGGTGCTCGGCCTTCATCTTCTCCAGCAGGTTGAGCACCGCCGCCTGCACCGAGACGTCCAGTGCGGAGACCGGCTCGTCGCAGATCAGCACCTCAGGGTTCTGCACGACCGCGCGCGCGATCGAGATCCGCTGGCACTGCCCGCCGGAGAGCTCGTGCGGACGGCGGTCGGCCATCCGCTCGTCGACGCCGACGTCCTCGAGCGCCGCCAGGGCGGTCTTGCGCACCTCGGGGTGCCCGACCAGGCGCAGCGGGTCGGCCACGATCTCCAGCGCCGTGCGGCGCGGGTTGAGCGAGGAGATCGGGTCCTGGAAGACCAGCTGGATCCGGCGCCGCAGCGGGCGCAGGCGCCGTTGGCTGAGCCCGGTCAGCGGCTGGCCCGCGAGCATCACCTCGCCGGAGGTGGGGGGCGGCAGCTGCACCAGGGACTTGCCCAGCGAGGACTTGCCGCAGCCGGACTCCCCCACCACGCCGAGGGTCTCGCCCTGGAGCAGGTCGAGGTCGACGCCGCGTACGGCGCGCACGGGGGCACCCTTGGCGGAGCGGTACTCCACGACGATGTCGCGGGCGGAGAGGACCACCTGCCGCTCAACGGGCTCGGTCTGGGGCGCGGAGGTCTGGGCGATGCTCATCGGGGGCTCACCTCGAAGGTCGGTTCCGGGCGCTCGGTCGACGGGTCGGGCAGATCGACCGACGTGGGGTTGTGGCAGGCGGCCGCGGAGAGCGTGCCCTCGTCGGCGGTGAGAGGCGGCCGGACGTGGGCGCAGACGTCGAGCGCCTGCGGGCAGCGGGCGCGGAACGGGCAGCCCACCGGCCGGTCGACCAGGTTCGGCGCTCGCCCGCTGATCGTGTTGAGCACCGTGTGCGGGGGGTCCTCGAGGCGCGGGCGCGCCCCCTCCAGCAGCCGGGTGTAGGGGTGCCGGCCG includes the following:
- a CDS encoding oligopeptide/dipeptide ABC transporter ATP-binding protein, whose amino-acid sequence is MSIAQTSAPQTEPVERQVVLSARDIVVEYRSAKGAPVRAVRGVDLDLLQGETLGVVGESGCGKSSLGKSLVQLPPPTSGEVMLAGQPLTGLSQRRLRPLRRRIQLVFQDPISSLNPRRTALEIVADPLRLVGHPEVRKTALAALEDVGVDERMADRRPHELSGGQCQRISIARAVVQNPEVLICDEPVSALDVSVQAAVLNLLEKMKAEHHLSMIFISHDLAVVKNISDRVAVMYLGKICELAPATALYARPLHHYTTLLLDSIPNPGAERKPRRARNEISRKAPSAGCPFAARCPAATELCHTTEPELVELEPGHQVACHHPVSTPQPVG